The Phragmitibacter flavus genome includes a window with the following:
- a CDS encoding solute symporter family protein, whose product MMFLAFVAVTLVITYFSAKKATGSTAYFAAGRSIKGWQNGLAVAGDYMSAASFLGISGAICMFGYDGFMYSVGFLVAYLTVLLLVAEPLRNAGKYTMADLLAYRLNQRPVRAMASLSTLTVSTFYMIAQMIGAGGIIKVLIGIEFVPAVIGVGVLMLVYVVFGGMLATTWVQIIKAILLMAGAFALSWMVLARSDYSLTQFFTSVSQADYAGSREAINLLTPGLQYGVTAANQWGNWDFISLALGLVLGTAGLPHILVRFYTVPDAKTARVSVVWATAIIGVFYILTTFFGFGAATILSLDQLPLAASGKPDGNMVAPILAEVLGGEMFFAFISAVAFATILAVVAGLTMSASTSFAHDFYTNVIHSGKEKTQGEEVRVARITAFVVGAVSIFLAIKLRSLNVAFLVGLAFAVAASANLPVILFSVFWKRFNTTGAVMGLVVGLASSIILIVISPSVMDPVAGKALITGDPIFPLKNPGIVSIPLGFLGAILGTLLSKRDLVAESKFAELSVRAETGLGAEKASSH is encoded by the coding sequence ATGATGTTCCTGGCCTTTGTGGCAGTGACGTTGGTCATCACTTATTTCAGTGCCAAGAAAGCCACGGGATCAACGGCCTACTTCGCCGCCGGACGCAGCATCAAAGGCTGGCAAAACGGCTTGGCGGTTGCGGGTGACTACATGAGTGCGGCGAGTTTCCTGGGCATTTCGGGAGCGATCTGCATGTTTGGTTACGACGGTTTCATGTATTCGGTGGGTTTCCTGGTTGCCTACTTGACGGTGCTTCTGCTGGTGGCGGAACCTCTGCGCAACGCTGGCAAATACACGATGGCAGATTTGCTGGCCTACCGGCTGAACCAGCGTCCGGTGCGCGCGATGGCGTCTCTTTCCACGCTGACGGTGTCGACCTTTTACATGATCGCCCAGATGATTGGCGCAGGTGGCATTATCAAGGTGTTGATCGGCATTGAGTTCGTTCCGGCGGTGATTGGGGTGGGGGTGTTGATGCTGGTTTATGTGGTGTTTGGCGGCATGCTGGCGACGACCTGGGTGCAGATCATCAAGGCGATCCTGTTGATGGCCGGTGCTTTTGCCTTGAGCTGGATGGTGCTGGCGCGGAGCGACTACAGCTTGACTCAGTTCTTCACCAGCGTGTCGCAGGCGGATTATGCGGGCAGCCGGGAAGCGATCAACCTTCTGACCCCCGGCCTGCAATACGGCGTCACGGCGGCGAATCAGTGGGGCAACTGGGACTTCATCTCCCTGGCGCTCGGCCTCGTTCTGGGCACGGCAGGTTTGCCGCACATCTTGGTGCGCTTCTACACGGTGCCGGATGCGAAAACGGCACGGGTTTCAGTGGTTTGGGCGACCGCGATCATTGGGGTGTTTTATATTCTCACCACTTTCTTTGGCTTTGGAGCGGCGACGATCCTCAGTCTGGATCAACTGCCACTGGCCGCTTCAGGCAAGCCGGACGGTAACATGGTGGCTCCGATTCTTGCGGAGGTATTGGGTGGCGAAATGTTTTTTGCGTTCATCAGCGCAGTGGCATTTGCGACCATTCTGGCCGTCGTTGCAGGGCTGACGATGAGTGCATCGACCTCCTTCGCGCATGATTTTTACACCAACGTGATTCATTCCGGCAAAGAGAAAACGCAGGGTGAAGAGGTTCGCGTCGCACGCATTACCGCCTTTGTGGTGGGAGCGGTTTCGATCTTTTTGGCGATCAAACTGAGATCCTTGAACGTGGCGTTTTTGGTGGGCCTGGCGTTTGCCGTGGCGGCTTCGGCGAACCTGCCGGTGATTTTGTTCAGCGTGTTCTGGAAGCGGTTTAACACCACCGGTGCCGTGATGGGCTTGGTGGTTGGTCTGGCGAGTTCGATCATCTTGATTGTAATCAGCCCGAGTGTGATGGACCCGGTGGCGGGCAAGGCACTGATCACAGGCGACCCGATCTTCCCGCTGAAAAATCCGGGAATCGTAAGTATCCCGCTCGGTTTCCTGGGAGCGATTCTGGGAACCTTGCTGAGCAAACGCGACTTGGTGGCGGAGTCGAAATTCGCTGAACTGAGCGTGCGTGCTGAGACCGGATTGGGTGCCGAAAAGGCCTCTTCCCACTGA
- a CDS encoding cytochrome D1 domain-containing protein, translated as MQSSSLLRRAATLAVIASFSLSFSLSQAADLSKGLILCTNKGDQTLSLIDSETNKEIVAIPEEGITGHEVIASKDGKLAFVPIFGDSGVGKPGTDGQHIQVIDLAQKKIVHTIDLGRGLRPHCPIIHPITGDLYVTTENENSITIVDGKTFKVKGSITTGQDQSHMLIISNDGKRGYTSNVGPGTVSVLDLEKNELIKIIPISKICQRIAVSNDDKFIFTSDQTMPQLVVIDATTLEIVKRIDLGDFGYGAAPTPDGKSLVLSLISGDRVGLIDLEKMELTKTVSVPRSPQAVIVRPDGKKAYVSCDRSAQVAVIDLETFKVDTLIQAGKTADGLAWAPAQ; from the coding sequence ATGCAATCATCCTCCCTCCTTCGTCGGGCCGCCACTCTCGCGGTCATCGCCAGTTTTAGCTTGAGCTTCAGTCTCTCCCAAGCCGCTGATCTCAGCAAAGGGCTCATCCTTTGCACCAACAAAGGCGATCAAACCCTCTCGCTTATTGACTCCGAGACCAACAAGGAAATCGTCGCCATTCCCGAAGAAGGTATCACCGGCCACGAAGTCATCGCCAGCAAAGACGGCAAACTCGCCTTTGTCCCCATCTTCGGCGACTCCGGCGTCGGCAAACCCGGCACCGACGGACAGCACATCCAGGTCATCGACCTCGCCCAGAAGAAAATCGTCCACACCATCGACCTTGGTCGAGGCCTTCGTCCCCACTGCCCCATCATCCACCCCATCACCGGCGACCTCTATGTCACCACCGAAAACGAAAACTCCATCACCATCGTTGATGGCAAAACCTTCAAGGTGAAAGGCAGCATCACCACCGGTCAAGATCAGTCCCACATGCTCATCATCAGCAACGACGGCAAACGCGGTTACACCTCCAATGTCGGACCCGGCACCGTCTCCGTGCTTGACCTCGAGAAAAACGAACTCATCAAAATCATCCCGATCTCCAAAATCTGTCAGCGCATCGCCGTCAGCAACGACGACAAGTTCATCTTCACCTCCGACCAAACCATGCCCCAACTGGTCGTCATCGACGCCACAACGCTGGAAATCGTCAAACGCATCGACCTCGGCGATTTCGGCTACGGCGCCGCCCCCACTCCCGACGGCAAATCCCTCGTCCTTTCCCTCATCAGCGGCGATCGCGTCGGCCTCATCGACCTTGAAAAGATGGAGCTCACCAAAACCGTCTCCGTCCCCCGTTCCCCGCAAGCCGTCATCGTCCGTCCCGACGGCAAAAAGGCGTATGTCTCCTGTGATCGCAGCGCCCAAGTCGCCGTCATCGACCTCGAAACGTTTAAAGTCGACACGCTCATCCAAGCCGGCAAAACCGCCGACGGCCTCGCCTGGGCCCCCGCGCAATAA
- a CDS encoding DUF485 domain-containing protein, producing MPEKNNTETAPDWDRIAADPDFAALKSAKRRFIIPATIFFLVYYMALPVLVGFWPELMKTEVLGKVNIAYLFALSQFLMTWIICAMYVKAAKRWDIMNEALLAKFFR from the coding sequence ATGCCCGAGAAAAACAACACTGAAACTGCACCGGACTGGGATCGCATTGCTGCGGACCCCGATTTCGCCGCTCTCAAGAGTGCCAAACGCCGTTTCATTATTCCGGCGACGATTTTCTTTTTGGTCTATTACATGGCGCTCCCTGTTCTGGTCGGATTCTGGCCTGAACTGATGAAAACGGAGGTGCTGGGCAAGGTCAATATTGCTTACCTGTTCGCGCTCTCGCAGTTCCTGATGACCTGGATCATCTGCGCCATGTATGTGAAGGCCGCCAAACGTTGGGACATCATGAACGAAGCCCTGCTTGCCAAATTTTTCCGCTAA
- a CDS encoding heparan-alpha-glucosaminide N-acetyltransferase domain-containing protein gives MSAPALPSPPVTKREIWIDLLRGFAVLIMLETHCVNVFLDPSTVANPAWMGWLNFFNGLAAPTFLWIAGYLQGLGIRRAIATNRPLLTRQRLLRLLLICLLGIALQIPWSPWLAGDYGIASWTSLTAVNILQCLAMSLFVLLLLGAWMRTRYDLATALLAIAVILAATAANGWSTGLMPLDSWLNRNNGSIFPFFPWFAFCAVGSLMGRWELSWKTWMPLALLMIFGGTGIQHGPFDQTHPGFFFERLGYVLVFAIFIHATSKICRISWLQLIGRQSLFIYVLHLQILHSLPLPGGSPDKLWANQLSLKHTSLALVMLLLICLAFAWLNEQRQNRCRPANPMPAST, from the coding sequence ATGTCCGCTCCAGCGCTCCCGTCTCCACCCGTCACCAAAAGGGAAATTTGGATCGACTTGCTGCGTGGCTTTGCCGTCTTGATCATGCTCGAGACGCATTGTGTGAATGTGTTCTTGGATCCCTCAACCGTCGCAAACCCGGCATGGATGGGCTGGCTCAATTTCTTCAACGGCCTGGCCGCTCCCACCTTCCTGTGGATCGCCGGTTACCTACAAGGCCTGGGTATCCGTCGGGCCATCGCCACCAACCGGCCGTTGCTCACTCGCCAGCGCTTGCTACGTCTGCTCTTGATCTGCCTGTTGGGCATCGCCCTTCAAATCCCCTGGAGTCCATGGCTGGCTGGGGACTATGGCATTGCCAGCTGGACCAGTCTGACTGCCGTCAACATCCTTCAGTGCCTCGCCATGAGCCTGTTTGTCCTGCTTCTGCTCGGCGCGTGGATGCGAACCCGTTATGACCTCGCTACGGCATTGCTGGCCATCGCCGTCATCCTCGCCGCCACTGCCGCCAACGGCTGGAGCACCGGGTTGATGCCCCTCGATTCATGGTTAAACCGCAACAACGGATCCATCTTTCCTTTCTTCCCCTGGTTTGCCTTCTGTGCCGTCGGGAGTCTGATGGGGCGATGGGAGCTCTCCTGGAAAACCTGGATGCCACTCGCGCTACTGATGATTTTCGGCGGAACCGGAATTCAGCATGGCCCATTCGATCAAACACACCCCGGATTTTTCTTCGAACGCCTCGGTTATGTGTTGGTGTTCGCCATTTTCATCCATGCGACCAGCAAAATTTGCCGGATCTCCTGGCTGCAGCTCATTGGCCGCCAATCCCTTTTCATTTACGTTCTGCATCTGCAGATTCTGCATTCCCTGCCCCTGCCCGGAGGTTCACCAGACAAGTTGTGGGCCAATCAGCTCAGCCTGAAGCACACCTCCCTGGCGTTGGTAATGCTGCTGCTCATTTGCCTGGCCTTTGCCTGGCTCAATGAGCAGCGCCAAAATCGGTGTCGTCCCGCCAATCCAATGCCTGCCTCAACCTAG
- a CDS encoding polysaccharide biosynthesis/export family protein, whose amino-acid sequence MMNPRFKNLFGMAQRIFLLALLGLSLQNFASAQGTEPTLRSGDSIVLKLSGVPSEESALISYTYDISDQGTINLTHLGEVRAAGMRPSALQKSIENAYKSAEIYTNPTILISTSRDGGSGTQVVYVSGEVKTPGAIPMRAGMSVHDAITSASGPTDFAKMKAVKLSRGNNTRELDLRRADNPDASLPVQSGDKIHVSQ is encoded by the coding sequence ATGATGAACCCACGTTTCAAAAATCTCTTCGGAATGGCCCAACGGATCTTCCTTCTCGCCCTCCTCGGCTTGAGCCTCCAGAATTTCGCCTCTGCCCAAGGCACTGAGCCTACCTTGCGCTCAGGCGACAGCATCGTTCTCAAGCTCTCTGGTGTGCCGTCGGAAGAATCCGCGTTGATCTCCTATACCTACGACATTTCCGATCAGGGCACCATCAACCTTACCCATTTGGGTGAAGTCCGTGCCGCTGGCATGCGTCCATCCGCCTTGCAGAAGAGCATCGAGAACGCTTACAAATCAGCCGAAATTTACACCAACCCGACCATCCTCATCAGCACCAGTCGTGATGGCGGTTCAGGCACCCAGGTCGTTTACGTCAGCGGCGAAGTCAAAACGCCAGGTGCCATCCCCATGCGCGCCGGCATGAGCGTTCACGACGCCATCACCTCCGCGTCAGGGCCCACTGACTTCGCCAAAATGAAAGCCGTCAAACTCTCCCGCGGCAACAACACCCGTGAACTGGATCTGCGTCGGGCCGACAATCCAGACGCTTCGCTTCCCGTGCAGTCTGGCGACAAGATCCATGTGTCGCAGTAG
- a CDS encoding FdhF/YdeP family oxidoreductase produces MPSKVQTPEDSKKSLPAAQPPEELTGIHLGHPSHAAAGLPAVLSSMNHVMGQAGLLRGTQAMLTINQKDGFDCPSCAWPDPDDHRAKTEFCENGAKAIAAEATTRRATPAFFKQHTVAELAAESDYWLEQQGRLVEPMLLEAGADRYRAIDWDEAFQIVAEELNALPKVDDAIFYTSGRASNEAAFVYQLFVRQFGTNNLPDCSNMCHESSGAALKANVGIGKGSVTLRDIETAETIIVAGQNPGTNHPRMLSSLQMAVRHGAKVIAVNPLKEPGLLGFKHPQEVSGMLGISTPLSSQYLQVKLNGDMALFRGIAKALLELEDERSETVLDRKFLEEKTAGSAAYLEAVRATTWEQIEEYSGIERAEIIKLAEQSASREKKLITCWAMGLTQHKNAVASIQEIAHVHLLLGAVGRPGAGLCPVRGHSNVQGDRTMGIFEKMADSFHDKLDEVFQFKSPRKHGYDVVAAIKAMHAEAGKVFIALGGNFLSATPDTEFTATALRQCRLTVHIATKLNRSHLIHGRRALILPCLGRTEVDVQRGTEQFVTVEDSMGVVHKSQGALKPAGNQLRSETAIVCGMAAATLAGRSAVPWLEWAANYDLVRDKIEAVIPGFEDFNQRVRVSGGFYLPNCAREGWFDTPSGKAEFFANPLTVHQSAPGRLLLQTLRSHDQFNTTIYGLNDRYRGIGNERRVVFLNPEDMRERGIGPVKPVNIVGHWKGEERRANGFLAIPYDTPRGTAAAYFPEANVLVPIDSIADESLTPTSKAVEISLELVE; encoded by the coding sequence ATGCCTTCCAAAGTCCAAACTCCTGAAGATAGTAAGAAGTCACTTCCTGCCGCCCAGCCGCCGGAGGAATTGACCGGAATTCACCTGGGGCATCCATCGCATGCAGCGGCTGGTCTGCCGGCGGTGCTGTCTTCGATGAATCACGTGATGGGTCAGGCGGGGTTGTTGCGGGGCACCCAGGCGATGTTGACGATCAACCAGAAGGACGGGTTTGACTGCCCTTCCTGCGCCTGGCCGGATCCGGATGATCATCGAGCGAAGACGGAGTTTTGTGAAAACGGAGCGAAAGCGATCGCGGCTGAGGCGACCACGCGGCGGGCGACGCCGGCATTTTTCAAGCAGCACACGGTCGCGGAACTGGCTGCGGAGTCGGATTACTGGCTGGAGCAGCAGGGGCGTTTGGTGGAACCGATGTTGTTGGAAGCGGGGGCGGATCGGTATCGGGCGATTGACTGGGATGAGGCGTTCCAGATTGTGGCGGAGGAGTTGAACGCGTTGCCGAAGGTAGATGATGCGATTTTTTATACGAGCGGTCGGGCGAGCAATGAGGCGGCGTTTGTGTATCAGCTTTTTGTGCGTCAGTTCGGGACGAACAACCTGCCGGATTGTTCGAACATGTGTCACGAATCGAGTGGTGCTGCGCTGAAGGCGAATGTGGGGATTGGCAAGGGGAGCGTGACGTTGCGGGACATTGAGACGGCGGAGACGATCATTGTGGCGGGGCAGAATCCGGGGACGAATCATCCTCGCATGTTGAGCAGTTTGCAGATGGCGGTGCGGCATGGGGCGAAGGTGATTGCGGTGAATCCGTTGAAGGAGCCGGGCTTGCTGGGGTTCAAACATCCGCAGGAGGTGTCGGGGATGCTGGGCATCAGCACGCCGTTGAGCAGTCAGTATCTGCAGGTGAAGCTGAATGGGGACATGGCGCTGTTTCGCGGGATCGCCAAGGCCTTGCTGGAGCTCGAGGACGAACGGTCGGAAACGGTGCTGGATCGCAAGTTTTTGGAGGAGAAGACGGCGGGTAGTGCGGCCTATTTGGAAGCGGTGAGGGCCACGACCTGGGAGCAGATTGAGGAGTATTCGGGGATCGAGCGCGCGGAGATCATCAAGCTCGCGGAGCAGTCGGCTTCACGGGAAAAAAAGCTGATCACTTGTTGGGCAATGGGGCTGACACAGCATAAGAATGCGGTGGCATCGATCCAGGAAATCGCGCATGTGCATTTGCTGTTGGGCGCGGTGGGTCGGCCTGGAGCGGGATTGTGTCCGGTGCGTGGTCACAGCAACGTGCAAGGGGATCGCACGATGGGGATTTTCGAGAAGATGGCGGATTCCTTCCACGACAAGCTGGATGAGGTTTTCCAATTCAAATCGCCGCGCAAACATGGTTATGATGTGGTGGCGGCGATCAAGGCGATGCATGCCGAAGCGGGCAAGGTGTTCATTGCGCTGGGCGGCAACTTTCTTTCGGCCACGCCGGACACGGAGTTCACGGCGACGGCTTTGCGGCAGTGCCGGTTGACGGTGCACATCGCGACGAAGCTGAACCGGAGTCACCTGATTCATGGTCGGCGCGCATTGATTTTGCCGTGTCTGGGTCGGACTGAGGTCGATGTGCAGCGTGGCACGGAACAGTTTGTGACCGTGGAGGATTCAATGGGCGTGGTGCACAAGAGTCAGGGGGCGTTGAAGCCGGCGGGCAATCAGTTGCGCAGTGAGACAGCGATTGTGTGTGGAATGGCGGCGGCGACTCTGGCGGGCAGGAGTGCGGTGCCGTGGCTCGAATGGGCGGCGAATTATGATCTGGTGCGCGACAAAATTGAGGCGGTGATTCCAGGGTTTGAAGATTTTAACCAGCGGGTGCGCGTGTCAGGCGGGTTTTATTTGCCGAACTGCGCGCGTGAAGGTTGGTTTGACACGCCATCGGGCAAGGCGGAGTTTTTTGCCAATCCGTTGACGGTGCATCAATCAGCACCGGGGCGCTTGCTGCTGCAGACGTTGCGCAGTCATGACCAGTTCAACACGACGATTTACGGATTGAACGACCGGTATCGCGGTATCGGCAATGAACGGCGCGTCGTTTTCCTGAATCCTGAAGACATGCGTGAGCGTGGCATTGGTCCGGTGAAACCGGTGAACATCGTGGGGCATTGGAAAGGCGAGGAGCGCCGGGCAAATGGGTTCCTGGCGATTCCGTATGACACTCCGCGGGGGACGGCGGCGGCTTATTTTCCCGAGGCAAATGTGCTGGTGCCGATTGACAGCATCGCTGACGAAAGCCTGACTCCGACGTCGAAAGCGGTGGAGATCAGTTTGGAGCTGGTGGAGTGA
- a CDS encoding argininosuccinate synthase — MAKKKIVLAYSGGLDTSVLLSWIKETYDADVIAFCANIGQDDELKGLDKKAKSTGAAGLYIDDLQDEFAKDFIYPMLQAGAIYEGEYFLGTSIARPLIAKRMVEIARKEGAYAIAHGATGKGNDQVRFELTTAALAPELEIIAPWRDERFRTQFPGRAEMIAYCEEKKIPVQASAKKPFSMDRNLLHISYEAGILEDPWFDAGDLKYRDYFNVLSVFPEDAPDKPQMVTLDFEKGNCVGVNGKALSPLAVMRQLNKLGGKHGVGRVDMVENRFVGMKSRGVYETPGGAILQFAHRQLESLTMDREVMHIRDGLIPKYAELVYNGFWYAPERLAIQALVTESQKNVTGSVRVKLYKGGIHAAGRKSPHSLYNPHIATMEADPTKAYNQDDATGFIRLNGLRLRVNSQVNGAANLGE; from the coding sequence ATGGCCAAGAAAAAAATTGTTCTCGCATACTCCGGCGGTCTCGACACATCCGTGTTGCTGTCCTGGATCAAGGAAACCTATGACGCGGATGTGATCGCTTTTTGCGCGAACATCGGTCAGGACGACGAGCTGAAGGGCCTGGACAAAAAGGCCAAGTCAACAGGTGCGGCGGGATTGTATATTGATGATTTGCAGGACGAGTTCGCCAAGGATTTCATTTATCCGATGCTCCAAGCGGGCGCGATTTACGAGGGCGAATATTTCCTTGGCACCAGCATTGCGCGTCCCTTGATCGCCAAACGCATGGTGGAGATCGCCCGCAAGGAAGGCGCTTATGCCATCGCCCACGGTGCGACCGGCAAAGGCAATGACCAGGTCCGTTTTGAGCTGACCACGGCGGCTTTGGCTCCGGAGTTGGAGATCATTGCTCCTTGGCGTGACGAACGTTTCCGCACCCAGTTCCCTGGTCGCGCGGAAATGATTGCGTATTGCGAGGAGAAGAAGATCCCAGTGCAGGCGAGTGCGAAAAAACCGTTCAGCATGGACCGCAACCTTTTGCACATCAGTTATGAAGCCGGCATTCTTGAAGATCCTTGGTTCGATGCCGGTGATCTGAAGTATCGCGACTATTTCAACGTGCTTTCCGTATTCCCGGAAGATGCGCCGGACAAACCGCAGATGGTGACGCTGGATTTTGAAAAGGGCAATTGCGTGGGCGTGAATGGCAAGGCGTTGTCGCCTTTGGCGGTCATGCGTCAGTTGAACAAACTTGGCGGCAAGCATGGCGTGGGTCGGGTCGACATGGTGGAAAACCGTTTTGTCGGCATGAAAAGCCGCGGCGTGTATGAAACCCCCGGTGGAGCCATTTTGCAGTTTGCGCACCGGCAGCTGGAAAGTCTCACGATGGACCGCGAAGTGATGCACATCCGCGACGGGTTGATCCCGAAGTATGCGGAACTCGTTTACAACGGTTTCTGGTATGCGCCGGAGCGTCTGGCCATCCAGGCTTTGGTGACGGAGAGCCAGAAGAACGTGACCGGCAGCGTGCGGGTGAAACTTTACAAAGGTGGCATCCACGCGGCGGGCCGCAAGTCGCCACACAGCCTCTACAATCCGCACATTGCCACCATGGAAGCCGACCCAACGAAGGCCTACAACCAGGACGATGCGACCGGGTTCATCCGCCTCAATGGTTTGCGTTTGCGCGTGAATTCTCAGGTGAACGGCGCGGCGAATTTGGGTGAGTAG